A DNA window from Aspergillus nidulans FGSC A4 chromosome V contains the following coding sequences:
- a CDS encoding uncharacterized protein (transcript_id=CADANIAT00003355) — protein sequence MGFSGKRQTLHMWKLLATVYPTQFAELEQYRSLKIEGPKLSMREYLGLVKSDSLSWRVVLTLATSYARVPEIVGISEIKNLCALDVATPARPDTWLDSTDLQSTALTDRIVRSWSESAQTGEAFSHLRVLVLRHQTSLSKIALHYMRSFPKLQAVIAFGCPGFESALSGGDVDGWTVAEVKRSAPATLHEYYEAICKAAGADSIPAERPILDFQIGELKDSRESVRAPYSTMYLQRTGGAPVGDPDLTTRKRKWAVECPREQSRRGKAVMKDRTRDIGDVLSSFF from the exons ATGGGCTTTTCTGG TAAGAGACAGACTTTGCATATGTGGAAACTTCTCGCCACAGTTTATCCAACTCAGTTTGCAGAATTGGAACAATACCGCTCATTGAAGATTGAGGGTCCTAAGCTTTCCATGAGGGAGTACCTGGGACTGGTGAAGAGCGATAGCCTGAGCTGGCGGGTTGTATTGACCCTGGCAACATCATATGCTCGAGTGCCTGAAATCGTTGGGATTTCCGAGATAAAGAATCTGTGTGCGCTAGATGTTGCCACACCCGCAAGACCGGACACATGGCTTGATAGCACCGACCTACAGTCAACGGCTCTGACTGACCGGATAGTTCGCTCCTGGAGCGAATCGGCTCAGACGGGAGAGGCATTCTCGCATCTGCGAGTCCTGGTTCTACGGCATCAGACAAGTCTATCGAAGATAGCACTTCACTATATGAGATCGTTCCCGAAATTGCAAGCGGTCATCGCATTCGGATGCCCTGGATTCGAGTCTGCACTCTCTGGTGGCGATGTGGATGGATGGACGGTTGCAGAGGTGAAGCGATCTGCACCGGCTACTCTCCACGAATACTACGAAGCTATCTGTAAGGCAGCTGGCGCTGACTCAATACCAGCAGAAAGACCAATACTGGACTTCCAGATCGGCGAGCTGAAAGATTCCCGTGAATCAGTCCGCGCACCATACTCGACCATGTATCTCCAGCGCACAGGCGGCGCTCCTGTGGGAGATCCTGACCTAACGACCAGGAAGCGAAAATGGGCCGTCGAATGTCCGCGCGAACAGTCTCGGAGGGGAAAGGCCGTTATGAAGGACCGCACTCGGGATATTGGTGATGTGCTTAGCAGCTTTTTCTAG